A single Vigna radiata var. radiata cultivar VC1973A chromosome 8, Vradiata_ver6, whole genome shotgun sequence DNA region contains:
- the LOC106771639 gene encoding transcription factor bHLH92: MDSFFPEKLLGEIFWDQPLLPTDQNDVVQNSQIIKAEAFPPATQSAFVQYRDLPRRNNPLNGSNSESMSKRMLAFLRKSSPVERNNVEENERDRSFRHMINERMRRQRQRQCCLALHSILPHGTKTDNNSVIQTAAKEIVRLQGCREELQRKNCEAEGVCVRKKDGGSKIAYLRVADPECGIDSMVERLKWLKEEGVESRRIKSSFSPKELFAVLEIESGEEV, translated from the exons ATGGATTCATTTTTTCCCGAGAAACTTCTGGGTGAGATCTTCTGGGATCAACCGCTTTTGCCCACTGATCAAAATGATGTAGTTCAAAATTCCCAAATCATCAAGGCTGAAGCTTTCCCTCCAGCAACTCAAAGTGCTTTTGTTCAATATAGAGACCTACCCAGAAGAAATAACCCTCTAAACGGGTCAAATTCAGAGAGCATGAGTAAGAGGATGCTTGCGTTCTTGAGAAAAAGTTCCCCCGTGGAGAGAAATAACGTAgaagagaatgaaagagatCGCAGTTTCAGGCACATGATCAACGAGAGAATGAGAAGACAGAGACAGAGACAATGTTGCTTGGCCCTGCATTCAATTTTACCACACGGAACCAAA ACGGATAATAATTCTGTAATTCAAACAGCAGCAAAGGAGATTGTAAGGCTACAAGGATGCAGAGAAGAGTTGCAGAGGAAAAATTGCGAGGCTGAAGGTGTTTGTGTGAGGAAGAAAGACGGAGGAAGCAAGATTGCATATTTGAGAGTTGCTGATCCCGAGTGTGGAATTGATTCAATGGTTGAGAGGCTGAAGTGGTTGAAAGAGGAAGGAGTGGAGAGCAGGAGGATCAAATCAAGTTTCTCCCCAAAGGAGTTGTTTGCAGTGTTAGAGATAGAGAGTGGTGAGGAGGTATAA
- the LOC106769629 gene encoding protein SIEVE ELEMENT OCCLUSION B, which translates to MSISKPEQKPLLPNPFQLSDIEVIEKVYASHTYDDEVFDSEPLFNVVSSVIKLSSRVVGAILKIDEQNGFAGNAIAINISKPEFSKLKLLSCHMITTPWGVENAHQTTLRILQQLRTFSWDAKVLVALAGFALEYGNFWNLYQASDPLGNSLKVLNQVQHRQLPVVVDLNSTVKLVLEAVEKISRWGTLSADESYDTEDVPALSDALEQIPLVVYWVVASLVACNSNLQGVSNYPLLEFRAKLSLALDEFARLLVICEKQKDRVEDYRRRKRNFNKPKDIVDFLKLLISKNGSQNAQIYDGNTKTRVNVEVFKDKYVLLFISGLDRIEDEIRLLNSIYEGLVEDPNDRSGFKKEEFKILWXPMESGWGDARREVFNTLKSYIKWYVVEYIEPLPGTRLIEEDLKFQGKPILPVVKPQGVLLNDDALDIIFEWGIDAFPFRKSDAYQLAQKWKWFWDEVKKTNLHGIQVKGDRYVFIYGGSDKWSREFSVAVDKIKRHETIKRADAIIEHYHLGKDDPKIVPRFWIGVEXKRQKKHSEKLDCEIQEIVKSLLCLKXDTQGWAILSKGSNVKILGHAQPMYQTVADFEKWKDRVLVKEGFDIAFQEYYETKRHLPAPQPCEFNTLDVLATITCPNASCGRVMEVTSVNYKCCHGGNVPDHAFPSPTTQT; encoded by the exons ATGTCGATCTCTAAACCTGAACAAAAGCCTCTTCTGCCAAACCCATTTCAGTTGAGTGACATTGAGGTCATTGAGAAAGTGTACGCATCCCACACTTACGATGACGAAGTGTTTGATAGTGAGCCACTTTTCAACGTGGTGTCCAGCGTTATCAAGCTATCAAGTAGAGTTGTAGGGGCTATTCTCAAG ATCGATGAGCAAAATGGTTTTGCAGGAAATGCTATTGCCATAAACATTTCCAAACCAGAATTCTCAAAACTGAAGCTCCTGTCCTGCCAT ATGATAACAACCCCTTGGGGGGTGGAGAATGCACACCAAACAACCCTAAGGATTCTTCAACAACTGAGAACCTTCTCGTGGGATGCAAAAGTTTTGGTAGCTCTAGCCGGTTTTGCTTTGGAGTACGGAAACTTCTGGAACCTTTATCAGGCATCAGACCCTCTGGGGAACTCGTTGAAAGTGCTGAATCAGGTTCAGCATAGACAGCTTCCAGTGGTTGTTGATCTGAACTCAACAGTGAAGCTGGTGCTGGAGGCTGTTGAGAAGATCAGTCGTTGGGGAACCTTGTCTGCTGATGAAAGCTATGACACCGAGGATGTGCCTGCTTTGTCGGATGCATTGGAGCAGATCCCCCTTGTTGTATACTGGGTTGTCGCTTCCCTTGTTGCTTGCAATAGCAACCTCCAGGGTGTATC GAACTATCCGCTACTGGAGTTTCGTGCCAAACTTTCTCTCGCTCTGGATGAGTTTGCCAGGCTACTAGTGATATGCGAGAAGCAAAAAG ATCGGGTAGAAGACTACCGGAGGCGTAAGAGGAACTTTAACAAGCCCAAAGACATTGTAGACTTTTTGAAGCTCTTGATCAGTAAAAATGGCTCTCAGAACGCTCAAATATACGATGGCAACACCAAAACGAGAGTG AATGTTGAGGTTTTCAAGGACAAGTACGTGTTGCTATTCATTTCCGGGTTGGACAGAATAGAAGACGAGATTCGGCTTCTGAATTCAATCTACGAGGGACTAGTGGAGGATCCGAATGACAGGAGCGGATTCAAGAAAGAGGAGTTCAAGATTTTGTGGATNCCGATGGAGAGTGGATGGGGTGATGCGCGCAGGGAGGTGTTCAACACTCTGAAGAGCTACATAAAATGGTACGTGGTGGAGTACATTGAACCCTTGCCAGGAACAAGGCTGATTGAAGAGGATCTAAAGTTCCAGGGTAAACCTATTCTTCCAGTGGTGAAGCCACAGGGCGTGCTGCTGAACGATGATGCCTTGGACATCATCTTCGAATGGGGAATCGACGCATTTCCTTTCAGAAAATCGGATGCCTACCAACTTGCGCAGAAATGGAAATGGTTCTGGGATGAAGTAAAGAAAACAAATCTTCACGGCATACAG GTGAAAGGTGATAGGTACGTGTTCATATATGGAGGCAGCGACAAGTGGAGCCGAGAATTCAGTGTGGCAGTGGATAAAATAAAGAGGCACGAAACAATAAAGAGGGCAGATGCAATAATAGAGCATTACCATTTGGGGAAGGATGATCCGAAGATAGTTCCTCGGTTCTGGATAGGAGTGGAAGNGAAGAGGCAGAAAAAGCATTCGGAGAAGTTGGACTGTGAGATCCAAGAGATTGTGAAGTCTTTGCTTTGCTTGAAGNAGGACACGCAGGGATGGGCCATTCTCAGCAAAGGGTCCAACGTGAAGATTTTAGGGCACGCCCAACCTATGTATCAGACTGTGGCTGACTTCGAAAAGTGGAAAGACAGAGTTCTGGTCAAAGAAGGCTTCGACATTGCCTTCCAAGAGTACTATGAGACCAAGCGTCATCTTCCTGCTCCTCAACCATGCGAATTCAACACTCTTGATGTTCTCGCAACCATAACATGCCCTAATGCCTCTTGTGGACGCGTCATGGAGGTCACCTCCGTTAACTACAAGTGCTGCCATGGTGGCAATGTTCCTGACCACGCCTTCCCATCGCCAACAACCCAAACCTAA
- the LOC106772539 gene encoding protein SIEVE ELEMENT OCCLUSION B, whose product MALATSLIPATPLVQTNTLNPLGWTDDQILEKVYITHVHTAERYDVESLFNVTSNIIKRATAVADSVAVKTGTPVGLIEDKVALSTFDPPFLKLKHIASQMMNTPHGEHHAHETAMSILDQLRSYSWDGKAILVLAALALEYGNFWHLVQVPTGDHLGRSLAQMHRVHIVERNRQAVADYNILVKNLLIAVECITELERLSTKGYDLKDVPALAEAMQEIPVAVYWAIITTVVCANHFDFFLGESDDRYEIANFDDKLSAVISKLKANLTRSRKKIGDLEDYWRRKKLLQTPTEIVEVIKVLIYHNDVHDPHVYDGLTRQMVSIEVFRKKHVLLFISGLDSIRDEIRLLQSIYEGLQEDPKEVKGYRKEDFRILWLPVVEDWNLLHRAEYDNLKLEMPWYVVEYFFPLAGIRLIREDLNYKNKPIIPVLNPQGRVVNYNAMHMIFVWGIDAFPFRPSDDDVLTQKWNWFWAEMKKVNPRLQDIIKADSFIFIYGGNDRKWLQEFTLAVEKIKRHEIIKRADAVIEHYPFGKEDPRIVPRFWIGIESLFANMIQKTHKDPTIDEIKSLLCLKQQQPGWVLLSKGSNVKLLGKGEAMLATAGDFEIWKEKVLEKAGFDVAFKEYYEQKRRGYPQECSHMQLANYPADILHPINCPDAGCGRSMEIASVSYKCCHGHTHNQAEVPESGDVMIEKKYAS is encoded by the exons ATGGCATTGGCAACTTCACTTATCCCGGCAACCCCTTTGGTTCAAACCAACACTTTGAACCCTTTGGGTTGGACTGATGATCAGATCCTTGAGAAAGTCTACATCACTCACGTCCACACCGCTGAAAGGTACGATGTGGAATCGCTTTTCAACGTTACTTCCAACATCATCAAGCGTGCTACTGCAGTTGCCGACAGCGTTGCTGTTAAG ACTGGCACACCCGTTGGTCTTATTGAAGACAAGGTTGCTCTGTCCACTTTCGATCCACCGTTCCTTAAACTCAAGCATATTGCTTCTCAG ATGATGAACACACCTCATGGCGAGCATCACGCGCATGAGACAGCAATGTCGATACTTGACCAGCTGAGGAGCTACTCGTGGGATGGAAAAGCAATACTAGTTCTAGCTGCTTTGGCTTTGGAATATGGAAATTTTTGGCATCTTGTCCAGGTTCCAACGGGAGACCATCTTGGAAGATCACTGGCACAGATGCATCGAGTTCACATCGTGGAGAGGAATAGGCAAGCCGTTGCTGACTACAACATTTTGGTGAAGAACTTGCTGATCGCAGTTGAGTGCATCACTGAGTTGGAGAGGCTCTCCACCAAAGGTTATGACTTGAAGGATGTCCCAGCTTTGGCCGAAGCCATGCAAGAGATCCCTGTTGCTGTCTACTGGGCAATCATCACCACTGTTGTTTGTGCTAATCATTTTGACTTCTTCCTTGGTGAATC GGATGACAGATATGAAATAGCGAATTTCGACGATAAGCTTTCCGCTGTTATCAGCAAATTGAAGGCGAATCTGACCAGGAGCAGAAAGAAAATAG GTGACCTAGAAGACTACTGGAGGCGTAAGAAGTTGCTCCAAACCCCCACAGAAATTGTAGAGGTTATCAAGGTTCTTATCTACCACAACGATGTTCACGACCCACATGTGTATGATGGTCTCACTAGGCAAATG GTTAGCATCGAAGTGTTTAGGAAGAAACACGTGTTGCTGTTCATTTCTGGCTTGGACAGCATCAGAGATGAGATTCGGCTGCTGCAATCAATCTACGAGGGATTGCAAGAAGATCCTAAGGAAGTGAAAGGATACAGGAAAGAGGACTTCAGGATCTTGTGGCTGCCGGTGGTGGAAGACTGGAATCTTCTGCACAGGGCAGAGTACGATAATCTGAAGCTAGAAATGCCATGGTACGTGGTGGAATACTTCTTTCCCTTAGCAGGAATCAGACTCATAAGAGAGGACTTGAACTACAAGAACAAGCCCATCATCCCTGTGCTGAACCCTCAGGGAAGGGTTGTGAACTACAATGCCATGCACATGATTTTCGTGTGGGGCATCGATGCCTTCCCCTTCAGACCATCTGACGATGATGTCCTTACCCAGAAGTGGAACTGGTTCTGGGCCGAAATGAAGAAAGTCAATCCCAGACTCCAAGACATT ATAAAAGCGGACAGTTTCATCTTCATCTACGGAGGCAATGACAGGAAGTGGTTGCAAGAGTTCACACTGGCAGTGGAGAAAATCAAAAGGCACGAGATCATCAAGAGGGCAGACGCAGTGATAGAGCACTACCCATTCGGAAAGGAAGATCCGAGGATTGTTCCTCGTTTCTGGATTGGCATAGAGAGCTTGTTCGCGAACATGATTCAGAAGACACACAAGGACCCGACAATTGACGAGATAAAGAGCTTGCTGTGCCTGAAACAGCAGCAACCGGGGTGGGTTCTGCTGAGCAAAGGGTCGAACGTGAAGCTTCTGGGGAAAGGGGAAGCAATGCTGGCGACTGCAGGAGATTTTGAAATATGGAAAGAGAAGGTGCTTGAGAAAGCAGGGTTTGACGTTGCTTTCAAGGAATACTACGAGCAGAAGCGGCGCGGTTACCCTCAGGAATGTTCCCACATGCAGTTGGCTAACTACCCTGCTGACATTCTCCACCCTATTAACTGCCCTGATGCTGGTTGTGGCAGATCCATGGAGATTGCTTCTGTCAGTTACAAGTGCTGCCATGGTCACACTCACAACCAGGCTGAAGTTCCTGAGAGTGGCGATGTCATGATTGAGAAGAAGTACGCTTCTTAA